From a region of the Kwoniella mangroviensis CBS 8507 chromosome 1 map unlocalized Ctg01, whole genome shotgun sequence genome:
- a CDS encoding vacuolar protein 8 produces MGGVSSCCGPRRKNNYEPLLLENEREAVADLLQYLENRSTTNFFSGSPLAALTTLSFSDNVDLQRSAALAFAEITEKEVREVGRDTLDPVLYLLTSHDHEVQRAASAALGNLAVNAENKLLIVSLGGLEPLIRQMLSSNVEVQCNAVGCITNLATHDENKTQIAKSGALIPLTRLAKSKDMRVQRNATGALLNMTHSDENRQQLVAAGAIPVLVSLLNSPDTDVQYYCTTALSNIAVDGTNRKRLAASEPKLVQSLVQLMDSQSLKVQCQAALALRNLASDEKYQLEIVKFDGLKPLLRLLHSSYLPLILSAAACVRNVSIHPANESPIIDSGFLQPLIELLSFDENEEVQCHAISTLRNLAASSERNKGAIVEAGAVERIKELVLTVPLAVQSEMTACVAVLALSDDLKPQLLEMGICEVLIPLTNSSSVEVQGNSAAALGNLSSKAAEDYAPFNAVWNKPDGGLHAYLVRFLSSADITFQHIAVWTIVQLLEAEDDQLTNNIRSSPILMSSIRQLAASPPPSRGGRGINEVSQGSEGEEDYEDDGLDGEGEGEIATLARRILDLTEDGARDINDGSHFSTHHQGENSTSGVAGSLGSEHAALRASVHRALSGGH; encoded by the exons ATGGGTGGTGTGAGCAGTTGCT GCGGACCTAGACGAAAGAACAACTATGAACCATTGTTACTCgagaatgaaagagaggCAGTAGCAGACTTGCTACAGTACTTGGAGA ACCGGTCCACCACCAATTTCTTTTCCGGCTCACCATTAGCGGCTTTAACAACCTTGTCATTCTCTGATAATGTGGATCTACAAAGATCAGCGGCATTGGCGTTCGCAGAGATAACTGAGAAAGAAGTTAGGGAAGTCGGTAGAGATACTTTGGATCCTGTTTTGTACCTTTTGACAAGTCACGATCATGAGGTGCAAAGGGCTGCTAGTGCTGCCTTGGGCAATTTGGCTGTAAATG CTGAAAACAAACTATTGATCGTCTCCCTCGGTGGACTAGAACCCCTCATCAGACAGATGTTGTCATCAAACGTAGAAGTTCAATGTAATGCCGTAGGTTGTATAACCAATTTGGCTACTCATG ATGAGAACAAAACCCAAATCGCCAAATCGGGAGCTTTGATCCCTTTGACTAGATTGGCTAAATCAAAGGATATGAGAGTACAGAGGAACGCTACGGGTGCTTTGTTGAACATGACTCATTCAG ACGAAAACCGACAACAGCTTGTCGCAGCTGGAGCTATCCCTGTGTTGGTCAGCTTGCTCAACTCGCCTGATACCGATGTGCAGTATTATTGTACTACTGCTTTGAGTAACATCGCTGTAGACG GAACAAACCGAAAACGATTGGCAGCATCTGAGCCTAAATTAGTACAAAGTCTCGTTCAGCTCATGGACAGTCAAAGTTTGAAGGTACAATGtcaagctgctttggcacTTCGAAACCTTGCTAGTGATG AGAAATACCAACTTGAAATCGTCAAATTTGATGGGCTCAAACCACTTCTCCGATTACTTCACTCTTCCTATCTCCCCTTGATCTTATCGGCCGCGGCATGTGTACGCAACGTTTCCATCCACCCGGCCAACGAATCGCCAATAATCGATTCAGGCTTCTTACAACCCTTAATCGAGTTGTTATCCttcgatgagaatgaagaagtaCAATGTCATGCAATCTCAACTCTGCGAAACTTGGCTGCCTCAAGTGAAAGGAACAAGGGCGCAATCGTGGAAGCTGGTGCAGTagagaggatcaaggaaTTGGTGTTGACTGTTCCTTTGGCGGTTCAAAGTGAGATGACAGCCTGTGTTGCTGTTTTGGCTCTCAGTG ACGATCTCAAACCCCAGTTGCTCGAGATGGGTATCTGCGAGGtcctcatccctctcaccAATTCCTCCAGCGTGGAAGTTCAAGGTAACTCCGCTGCAGCACTGGGTAACCTGTCCtccaaag CTGCTGAAGACTATGCACCGTTCAATGCTGTATGGAACAAACCCGATGGAGGATTACATGCGTACTTGGTTAGATTCTTGAGCAGTGCCGATATAACCTTCCAACATATCGCTGTATGG ACCATCGTGCAGCTTCTCGAAGCGGAAGATGACCAATTAACCAACAACATCCGATCCTCACCCATCCTCATGTCCTCCATCCGGCAACTCGCAGCTTCGCCACCACCTTCACGGGGTGGTCGAGGGATCAACGAGGTCTCTCAGGGAtcagagggagaagaggattaCGAAGacgatggattggatggtgagggtgaaggtgaaatcgCTACTCTCGCTAGAAGGATTTTGGACTTGACTGAAGATGGTGCGAGGGATATAAACGATGGATCTCATTtctcgactcaccatcaaggTGAGAACTCGACGTCGGGAGTAGCGGGTAGTTTGGGTAGTGAACATGCTGCGTTGAGAGCTAGTGTGCATAGGGCCTTGAGTGGAGGTCATtaa